Proteins encoded within one genomic window of Tidjanibacter massiliensis:
- the buk gene encoding butyrate kinase yields the protein MYTILAINPGSTSTKVAIYQDDKAVRELTLRHSTEELAPFAGVLDQFDFRKQIILDAMKEAGVTLSDIDAVIGRGGLIKPVKSGVYEVNETMIDDIRHRPVGQHASNLGALLAYDIAREAGAKAYMADPVVVDELQDVARITGHPDIERVSIFHALNQKAMARAYAEKRGVRYEDLNLIVVHLGGGISVGAHRKGEVIDVNNALDGEGPFSPERAGGLPALAVAKWAASGKYDIRQIAKFINSRGGFVAHFGTNSAMEISKRAEEGDQRAALVQDAMCYNVGKAVGAMATVLKGQVDAIILTGGIAHDKYVCKYIGDMVSFIAEVVVMPGENELEALAGNALRVLEGKLTPRVYE from the coding sequence ATGTACACCATATTAGCGATAAATCCGGGTTCTACCTCGACCAAGGTTGCGATATATCAGGACGACAAGGCCGTGCGTGAACTCACGCTCCGTCACTCGACCGAAGAGCTTGCTCCTTTCGCGGGTGTGCTCGACCAGTTCGACTTCCGTAAACAAATCATTCTCGATGCCATGAAGGAGGCCGGCGTGACGCTCTCCGACATCGATGCGGTCATCGGGCGGGGCGGGCTCATCAAGCCCGTCAAGTCGGGCGTTTACGAAGTGAACGAGACGATGATAGACGATATCCGTCATCGTCCGGTGGGGCAGCATGCTTCCAACCTCGGTGCGCTTCTTGCCTATGATATCGCCAGGGAAGCCGGAGCGAAAGCCTATATGGCCGACCCGGTCGTGGTGGACGAGCTGCAGGACGTGGCGCGGATTACCGGCCATCCCGATATCGAGCGGGTATCCATCTTCCATGCCTTGAACCAGAAGGCGATGGCACGTGCCTATGCCGAAAAGAGGGGTGTGAGGTACGAAGACCTGAACCTTATCGTCGTGCATCTGGGCGGCGGCATTTCGGTCGGGGCTCACCGCAAGGGCGAGGTCATCGACGTGAACAATGCGCTCGACGGCGAAGGGCCTTTCTCTCCGGAGCGTGCCGGCGGACTTCCTGCGCTGGCTGTTGCCAAGTGGGCTGCGAGCGGCAAATATGACATCAGGCAGATAGCCAAGTTCATCAACAGCCGCGGCGGTTTCGTGGCGCATTTCGGTACGAACAGTGCAATGGAGATATCCAAACGTGCCGAAGAGGGCGACCAGCGTGCCGCACTTGTGCAGGATGCCATGTGCTACAATGTCGGCAAGGCTGTCGGTGCGATGGCAACCGTGCTGAAAGGGCAGGTGGATGCCATTATCCTGACGGGCGGTATCGCCCATGACAAGTATGTCTGCAAGTATATCGGCGACATGGTGTCGTTCATTGCCGAAGTGGTGGTCATGCCGGGCGAGAACGAGCTTGAAGCCTTGGCAGGCAATGCGTTGCGTGTGCTCGAAGGGAAACTGACCCCGAGAGTGTACGAATAA
- a CDS encoding phosphate acyltransferase yields the protein MIQHLDDLVAKAKARGKRRLIVAYGQDSHTLEAVNDAVEAGIVDATLVGNPEEIEKVCKAEGIDMSRFTIVAENVDVNCVRIAVQMVSEGKGDVLMKGLVSTDKYMRGILNKEFGLVPPKGVLSHVTVMEIPAYHKLLTIGDVAVIPYPDFAQKTAIAKYIIQTAKKLEIDVPKVACIAPSEQLLPGVQSSVEATLLAKMGERGQLGTKVYIDGPLALDVAINKEAAATKKLDNPVVGDADCLVFPNIDAGNVFFKSCTKFGGAELAAMVMGAKVPCVLTSRGDSKKTKMYSIALACLSAK from the coding sequence ATGATTCAGCATTTAGATGACCTCGTAGCCAAGGCTAAGGCGAGGGGAAAACGTAGGCTCATCGTAGCTTACGGACAGGATTCGCACACGCTCGAAGCTGTCAATGATGCCGTTGAGGCAGGTATTGTGGATGCCACGCTGGTCGGCAATCCGGAAGAAATCGAAAAGGTATGCAAGGCCGAGGGCATCGACATGTCCCGTTTCACCATCGTAGCCGAGAATGTGGATGTGAACTGCGTCCGCATCGCCGTGCAGATGGTGAGCGAGGGCAAGGGCGACGTTCTGATGAAGGGCCTCGTATCCACTGACAAGTACATGAGGGGTATTCTGAACAAGGAGTTCGGCCTCGTGCCCCCGAAGGGCGTGCTCAGCCACGTGACCGTGATGGAGATACCGGCTTACCACAAGCTCCTGACCATCGGCGACGTGGCGGTCATTCCCTATCCGGATTTCGCACAGAAGACGGCCATTGCCAAATATATCATACAGACCGCCAAGAAGCTGGAAATCGACGTCCCCAAGGTGGCCTGCATCGCTCCGAGCGAGCAGCTCCTGCCCGGCGTGCAGTCTTCCGTAGAGGCGACGCTTCTGGCCAAGATGGGCGAGCGCGGCCAGCTCGGTACGAAAGTCTATATCGACGGCCCGCTGGCGCTCGACGTAGCCATCAACAAGGAGGCGGCAGCCACGAAGAAGCTCGACAACCCGGTAGTGGGCGATGCCGACTGCCTCGTCTTCCCGAACATCGACGCGGGTAACGTCTTCTTCAAATCCTGCACGAAGTTCGGCGGTGCCGAGCTCGCTGCCATGGTGATGGGGGCGAAGGTACCGTGCGTACTGACGTCGCGCGGCGATTCCAAGAAGACCAAGATGTATTCGATAGCACTCGCGTGTCTGTCTGCAAAATAA
- a CDS encoding acetate/propionate family kinase, protein MVILVLNCGSSSIKYQVIDMVSPRENSLLAKGLVERIGIEGGIITHKPTGKPRLELTTDIPNHTKGIDLIFKAITDSESGVIASLDDIRAVGHRVAHGGDFFDRSVLVDDEVINRIEQLVELAPLHNPANLKGIYAVKELCPAIPQVVCFDTSFHQSMPPRSYIYGLPYKYYEQYRVRRYGFHGTSHKFVAQKGCELAGLDFAKAKVVTCHIGNGASVAAVDGGRSIDTSMGFTPVDGLLMGTRCGEVDPGALTYIADKEHMTGNEVWGMINKQAGVLGITGLSSDMRDIENAAAEGNERAKLALDVYYYRVKKYVGAYAAAMGGLDLVVFTGGVGENDPALREYVCSGMEFLGLEFDADVNRGLRGKDTILTKPASRVKAALIATNEELVIATDTFDIVEKLR, encoded by the coding sequence ATGGTAATTCTTGTATTGAACTGCGGCAGCTCGTCGATAAAGTATCAGGTTATCGACATGGTCTCCCCGCGCGAGAACTCGCTTCTTGCCAAGGGGCTCGTAGAACGCATCGGTATCGAAGGCGGCATCATCACCCATAAGCCGACGGGCAAACCGCGTCTGGAGCTCACGACGGACATTCCCAACCATACGAAAGGGATAGACCTTATCTTCAAGGCCATCACCGATTCCGAATCGGGCGTGATAGCCTCCCTGGACGATATCCGGGCGGTCGGACACCGTGTGGCGCACGGCGGTGATTTCTTCGACCGGAGCGTGCTCGTGGACGACGAGGTGATAAATCGGATAGAACAGCTCGTGGAGCTGGCCCCGCTGCACAACCCGGCCAACCTGAAAGGTATCTACGCCGTGAAGGAGCTCTGTCCGGCCATACCGCAGGTGGTATGTTTCGATACGTCGTTCCACCAGTCCATGCCGCCCCGCAGCTACATCTACGGGCTTCCCTATAAATATTACGAGCAGTACCGCGTAAGGCGTTACGGTTTTCACGGTACGAGCCACAAGTTCGTGGCGCAGAAAGGGTGCGAACTCGCCGGTCTCGATTTCGCGAAGGCGAAGGTGGTGACCTGCCATATCGGCAACGGTGCCTCGGTGGCCGCCGTGGACGGCGGGCGGAGCATCGATACTTCGATGGGATTCACGCCGGTGGACGGCCTGCTGATGGGAACGCGCTGCGGCGAGGTGGACCCGGGTGCGCTGACCTACATCGCCGATAAGGAGCACATGACCGGCAACGAGGTGTGGGGCATGATAAACAAGCAGGCGGGCGTACTCGGCATCACGGGTCTCTCCTCCGACATGCGCGACATCGAAAATGCCGCCGCAGAGGGGAACGAACGGGCGAAGCTGGCGCTGGATGTCTACTATTACCGCGTGAAGAAGTACGTGGGAGCCTATGCAGCCGCCATGGGCGGGCTCGACCTCGTGGTGTTTACCGGCGGAGTGGGCGAAAACGACCCTGCGCTGCGCGAATATGTGTGCAGCGGTATGGAATTCCTCGGTCTCGAATTCGACGCCGACGTGAACCGCGGCCTGCGCGGCAAGGATACGATACTGACGAAACCCGCGTCGCGTGTCAAGGCGGCCCTTATCGCCACGAACGAGGAGCTGGTCATCGCCACCGATACTTTCGATATCGTAGAAAAACTCCGGTAA
- the crcB gene encoding fluoride efflux transporter CrcB: MMVKEILLAGAGGFAGSALRYAVSAAVVSLPLRGGLPVGTFAVNAAGSLAIGVLAAWQPPGGWQVFAMAGFCGGFTTFSAFSLETVRLMRSGQVGMAAAYAAGSVIVCLLFAGLGLWLGGKLSR, encoded by the coding sequence ATGATGGTAAAGGAGATATTGCTCGCGGGTGCGGGCGGCTTTGCGGGCAGTGCGTTGAGATATGCCGTTTCGGCTGCCGTCGTGTCGCTGCCGCTCCGGGGCGGATTGCCTGTCGGGACTTTCGCCGTCAATGCGGCGGGTTCCCTCGCCATCGGAGTGCTGGCTGCCTGGCAGCCGCCGGGAGGATGGCAGGTGTTCGCCATGGCGGGTTTTTGCGGCGGATTCACCACTTTTTCCGCCTTCTCGCTCGAAACGGTGAGGCTGATGCGTAGCGGGCAGGTCGGGATGGCTGCGGCTTATGCGGCCGGCAGTGTAATCGTATGCCTGCTTTTTGCGGGTCTCGGCCTGTGGCTGGGCGGCAAACTCTCCCGGTGA